In one window of Brenneria goodwinii DNA:
- the pyk gene encoding pyruvate kinase codes for MSRRLRRTKIVTTLGPATDRDNNLEKIIAAGANVVRLNFSHGTAEDHQLRANKVREIAAKLGRHVAILGDLQGPKIRVSTFKEGKIFLNIGDKFLLDANLSKGEGDKEKVGIDYKGLPADVVPGDILLLDDGRVQLKVLQVDGMKVYTEVTVGGPLSNNKGINKLGGGLSAEALTEKDKEDIVTAAKIGVDYLAVSFPRTGEDLNYARRLARDAGCHAKIVSKVERAEAVSSDEAMDDIILASDVVMVARGDLGVEIGDPELVGIQKKLIRRARKLNRAVITATQMMESMITNPMPTRAEVMDVANAVLDGTDAVMLSAETAAGQYPAETVEAMAKVCLGAEKIPSINVSKHRLDVQFDNIEESIAMSAMYAANHLKGVTALIAMTESGRTALMMSRISSGLPIFAMSRHEHTLNLTALYRGVTPVHFDSYTDGVAAANDAVIRLRDKGYLMSGDLVIVTQGDVMSTVGTTNTTRILRVE; via the coding sequence ATGTCCAGACGGCTCAGAAGAACCAAAATCGTCACTACCCTGGGGCCAGCTACGGACCGCGACAATAATCTGGAAAAGATTATTGCCGCAGGCGCTAACGTAGTACGCCTGAATTTTTCTCATGGCACAGCAGAAGATCATCAATTACGTGCCAATAAAGTTCGTGAAATCGCCGCCAAATTAGGCCGCCATGTCGCCATTCTTGGTGATTTACAGGGGCCCAAAATTCGAGTTTCCACCTTCAAAGAAGGTAAAATTTTTCTAAATATCGGGGATAAATTTCTGTTGGACGCAAATTTGTCCAAAGGCGAAGGCGATAAGGAAAAAGTCGGTATTGATTACAAAGGTCTTCCCGCCGACGTCGTCCCAGGCGATATTCTGCTGCTGGATGATGGCCGCGTGCAATTGAAAGTCCTGCAAGTGGACGGCATGAAGGTTTATACCGAAGTCACTGTGGGCGGCCCGCTGTCCAACAACAAAGGGATCAACAAACTCGGCGGCGGCCTTTCTGCTGAAGCGCTGACCGAAAAAGATAAAGAAGACATCGTCACCGCCGCAAAAATCGGCGTGGATTATCTGGCGGTATCTTTTCCTCGCACCGGTGAGGATCTCAACTATGCTCGCCGTCTTGCGCGCGATGCCGGCTGTCACGCCAAAATCGTGTCCAAAGTCGAGCGCGCAGAAGCGGTTTCTTCCGATGAGGCCATGGACGACATCATCCTGGCATCCGATGTTGTGATGGTTGCCCGCGGTGATTTGGGTGTCGAAATTGGCGACCCTGAACTGGTCGGCATCCAGAAAAAGCTGATCCGCCGCGCCCGCAAGCTCAATCGTGCGGTGATCACGGCAACACAGATGATGGAATCCATGATCACAAACCCGATGCCAACACGCGCAGAGGTTATGGATGTGGCCAACGCCGTACTGGACGGTACCGATGCCGTTATGCTCTCGGCTGAAACCGCCGCAGGACAATATCCGGCAGAAACGGTAGAGGCAATGGCGAAAGTGTGTCTTGGCGCAGAGAAAATACCAAGCATCAATGTATCCAAACACCGCCTTGATGTGCAGTTCGATAACATTGAGGAATCCATCGCGATGTCCGCAATGTACGCCGCCAACCACCTGAAAGGGGTAACCGCGTTGATTGCCATGACGGAGTCGGGCCGTACCGCGCTGATGATGTCGCGTATCAGCTCCGGCCTGCCTATTTTCGCCATGTCGCGCCATGAGCACACGCTCAACCTGACAGCCCTTTATCGCGGTGTCACGCCGGTGCACTTTGACAGCTATACCGACGGCGTCGCCGCAGCCAATGATGCGGTGATCCGGCTGCGCGATAAAGGTTACCTGATGTCCGGGGATTTGGTAATTGTGACCCAGGGCGATGTCATGAGTACCGTCGGGACGACCAACACGACGCGTATCCTGCGGGTGGAATAA
- the lpxM gene encoding lauroyl-Kdo(2)-lipid IV(A) myristoyltransferase (LpxM is lauroyl-Kdo(2)-lipid IV(A) myristoyltransferase, an enzyme characterized in Escherichia coli and involved in biosynthesis of the form of lipid A found in that species and some closely related species.), translating into MEKEKKTSAEFVPQFKRAFYHPQYWGTWLGIGAIAIAAYIPARLRNPVLGGLGRLVGRFAKGARRRARINLLYCMPELTEEQRETIIDNMFATAPQAMVMMVDVGIRDPRKVEKHVCWHGEEILNKLKEQGRNVIFLVPHGWAVDIPAMLMTSRGQRMAAMFHNQKNELVDFWWNTLRRRFGGRIHARNDGIKPFISSVRQGCWGYYLPDQDHGAEHSEFVDFFATYKATLPAIGRLMKVCRAEIVPLFPVYNAKTCCLDVFIRPPMDDLTDADDQYIARRMNEEVEVLVRPNPEQYTWILKLLKTRKPGEIEPYCRDDLYRD; encoded by the coding sequence ATGGAAAAAGAGAAAAAAACGAGCGCTGAGTTTGTTCCTCAGTTCAAGCGAGCCTTTTATCACCCTCAATACTGGGGAACCTGGCTGGGCATCGGAGCGATAGCCATTGCCGCGTACATTCCCGCCCGTTTGAGAAATCCGGTTCTAGGAGGATTGGGCCGCCTGGTTGGTCGCTTCGCCAAGGGCGCCCGCCGGCGCGCGCGTATCAACCTGCTGTATTGTATGCCTGAGCTAACCGAGGAGCAGCGTGAAACTATTATCGACAATATGTTCGCTACGGCGCCGCAGGCGATGGTAATGATGGTGGATGTGGGCATTCGCGACCCCCGGAAGGTTGAGAAGCACGTCTGCTGGCATGGCGAAGAGATACTGAATAAATTAAAGGAGCAGGGCCGGAATGTGATTTTTCTGGTGCCGCATGGCTGGGCTGTTGATATTCCCGCTATGCTGATGACCTCGCGCGGGCAGCGCATGGCGGCAATGTTCCATAACCAGAAAAACGAACTGGTGGATTTTTGGTGGAATACGTTGCGCCGCCGTTTCGGCGGGCGTATTCACGCGCGCAATGACGGCATCAAACCGTTTATCAGTTCAGTACGGCAGGGGTGCTGGGGATATTATCTTCCCGATCAGGATCACGGGGCCGAGCACAGCGAGTTTGTCGATTTTTTTGCCACCTATAAAGCGACATTACCGGCCATTGGCCGTCTGATGAAAGTCTGCCGCGCCGAAATCGTTCCGCTGTTTCCGGTGTATAACGCGAAAACCTGCTGCCTTGATGTTTTTATCCGGCCGCCAATGGACGACTTGACCGACGCTGACGACCAATACATCGCGCGCCGAATGAATGAGGAAGTTGAAGTTCTGGTCAGGCCGAACCCGGAGCAGTACACCTGGATCCTGAAGCTGTTGAAAACCCGTAAACCGGGAGAGATCGAGCCCTACTGCCGGGATGATCTTTACCGCGATTAA
- the mepM gene encoding murein DD-endopeptidase MepM, translating to MQQIVRTIALAYNNLPRPHRVMLGSLTVMTLAVAVWRPFVYPPVSDAPVIVKDVELEANQLRTLTPEASEPIDQPTPDDDIPQDELDDKTDEDGAVHEYVVSSGDTLGSILTQYGIDMADVALLAEGNPALRNLKIGQQISWVIGENGDLQSLTWQMSRRETRVYERIGAAFKERVETLKGEWRNSVLTGRLNGSFVNSAKNAGLTHSEIGAVVKALQWQLDFRKLRKDDTFAVLMSREMLDGRSEQSELLGVRLNSGGKDYYAIRADDGKFYDKEGSGLARGFMRFPTIKQFRISSNFNPRRINPVTGRVAPHKGVDFAMPVGSPVLAVGDGEVVIAKRSGAAGNYVAIRHGRQYTTRYMHLNRILVKPGQKVKRGDRIGLSGNTGRSTGPHLHYEFWINQQAVNPLTAQLPRSEGLSGKERRDYLAKVKDVVPQLQFD from the coding sequence GTGCAGCAGATAGTCCGAACTATCGCTCTGGCGTATAACAACCTGCCAAGACCCCACCGCGTGATGCTGGGGTCCCTTACCGTTATGACATTGGCCGTTGCAGTTTGGCGGCCTTTTGTTTATCCCCCCGTTAGTGATGCTCCCGTGATCGTGAAGGACGTCGAACTGGAAGCCAACCAGTTACGCACGCTTACGCCGGAAGCCAGCGAACCTATCGATCAACCGACGCCTGACGATGACATTCCGCAGGATGAACTGGACGATAAAACCGACGAAGATGGCGCGGTGCATGAATATGTCGTTTCAAGCGGCGATACGTTAGGTAGCATTCTTACCCAGTATGGCATTGATATGGCCGATGTCGCTCTGCTTGCCGAAGGCAATCCGGCGCTGCGTAATCTTAAAATCGGTCAGCAGATATCGTGGGTAATCGGGGAAAATGGTGATTTACAGAGTTTGACCTGGCAGATGTCCCGCCGCGAAACCCGAGTTTATGAACGTATCGGCGCTGCTTTTAAAGAGCGGGTCGAAACCCTGAAAGGGGAATGGCGTAATAGCGTACTGACCGGGCGGTTAAATGGGAGTTTCGTTAATAGCGCTAAAAATGCCGGTTTAACGCACAGTGAGATCGGCGCGGTGGTCAAAGCGTTGCAATGGCAATTGGATTTCCGCAAACTGCGCAAAGATGATACTTTCGCCGTGCTGATGTCGCGTGAAATGCTGGATGGCCGTAGCGAGCAGAGTGAATTGCTGGGGGTGCGCCTGAATAGCGGTGGAAAAGATTACTATGCTATCCGCGCTGACGATGGGAAATTCTACGATAAGGAAGGTTCTGGCTTAGCCCGCGGATTTATGCGTTTCCCCACCATTAAACAGTTCCGCATTTCTTCTAATTTTAATCCACGTCGTATTAACCCTGTTACCGGCCGCGTCGCACCGCATAAAGGCGTCGATTTTGCCATGCCGGTCGGTTCGCCGGTGCTGGCTGTCGGCGATGGGGAAGTGGTTATCGCCAAGCGCAGCGGCGCGGCTGGCAACTACGTCGCGATACGCCATGGCAGACAGTACACCACTCGCTATATGCACTTGAATCGTATTCTGGTGAAACCCGGTCAAAAGGTTAAGCGCGGCGATCGCATCGGTTTGTCCGGAAACACCGGGCGTTCCACCGGCCCGCATCTGCACTATGAGTTCTGGATAAACCAGCAGGCAGTTAATCCATTAACGGCTCAGTTGCCTCGCTCCGAAGGGTTGAGTGGCAAAGAACGCCGCGATTATCTGGCGAAGGTGAAAGACGTTGTACCCCAGCTCCAGTTTGATTAG
- the znuA gene encoding zinc ABC transporter substrate-binding protein ZnuA, whose translation MQKHIQQKKWLKSVFVTSALMASGASINAAADVVTSIRPLGFIASAITEGITPTEVLLPSGASPHDYALRPSDVQRLQSAELVIWVGPEMEAFLGKPLSQIAPAKQITLAELPAIKAELIKEAKDHHDHDDNDHDEHHNDSHDNEHHHDGQHTDEHSHGAAAEPAEEGDGHHHGEYNMHIWLSPEMSKQAAIAIHAKLLELMPQNKDKLDANLLYFTDKIAQTDKKIANMLAPVRDKGYFVFHDAYGYFEQRYGLSPLGYFTINPAIQPGAQRLHQIRTQLVEHKAVCVFAEPQFRPAVINAVAKGTVVRLGVLDPLGSDIALGKDSYVNFLSQLSGQYLSCLEEKS comes from the coding sequence ATGCAGAAGCATATTCAGCAAAAAAAATGGTTAAAAAGTGTGTTTGTTACCAGCGCACTGATGGCTTCCGGTGCGTCAATTAACGCCGCCGCCGACGTCGTGACATCTATCCGTCCTCTGGGGTTCATCGCCTCCGCGATAACGGAAGGGATCACGCCAACGGAAGTGCTATTACCCAGCGGGGCTTCGCCCCATGATTATGCCTTGCGTCCGTCCGATGTCCAGCGTTTACAGTCTGCCGAACTGGTCATTTGGGTAGGGCCGGAAATGGAAGCCTTTTTAGGGAAGCCATTGTCGCAGATTGCACCGGCAAAACAAATCACGTTAGCAGAATTACCGGCAATAAAGGCGGAATTGATAAAAGAAGCTAAGGATCATCACGATCATGACGATAACGATCATGATGAGCATCATAATGATTCCCACGATAACGAACATCATCATGATGGCCAACATACGGATGAGCATAGCCATGGCGCCGCTGCAGAACCAGCGGAAGAGGGCGATGGACACCATCACGGCGAGTACAATATGCACATTTGGCTCTCTCCGGAGATGTCAAAACAGGCTGCAATTGCTATTCATGCAAAATTATTGGAACTTATGCCTCAAAATAAGGACAAACTAGACGCGAATCTGCTTTATTTCACAGATAAAATCGCGCAGACAGACAAAAAAATTGCTAACATGCTAGCGCCTGTGCGGGATAAGGGTTATTTCGTGTTTCATGATGCCTATGGCTACTTTGAGCAACGCTATGGTTTAAGTCCATTAGGCTACTTTACGATTAACCCGGCGATTCAACCCGGAGCACAGCGCTTACATCAGATTCGAACACAGTTGGTTGAGCACAAAGCCGTATGCGTTTTTGCTGAACCACAATTCAGGCCAGCCGTTATTAATGCTGTCGCCAAGGGAACTGTCGTGCGCTTAGGCGTGCTGGATCCATTGGGAAGCGATATCGCACTGGGTAAAGACAGTTATGTGAATTTCCTGTCACAACTGTCCGGCCAGTATCTGAGCTGCCTGGAGGAAAAATCATGA
- the znuC gene encoding zinc ABC transporter ATP-binding protein ZnuC yields the protein MSTLVSLNNISVSFGSRKVLSDVSLTLQAGRILTLLGPNGAGKSTLVRVVLGLLPPSSGALQKTPGLRIGYVPQKLHLDATLPLTVSRFMRLRPGVKQQDILPALKRVQAAHLLQQPMQKLSGGENQRVLLARALLNHPQLLVLDEPTQGVDVNGQLALYDLINQLRQEFNCGVLMVSHDLHLVMAKTDEVLCLNQHVCCSGTPEVVSLHPEFLAMFGHRGAEQLAVYRHHHNHRHDLNGRIILKRQGGNDA from the coding sequence ATGTCCACATTGGTATCACTTAATAATATTTCAGTATCATTCGGCAGCAGAAAGGTGCTATCGGATGTCTCGTTAACGTTACAGGCAGGACGTATTCTTACGCTTCTTGGACCTAATGGCGCGGGTAAGTCAACGCTGGTGCGCGTCGTCCTGGGCCTGCTGCCGCCCAGTTCCGGCGCGCTGCAAAAAACGCCGGGGTTACGTATAGGCTACGTCCCGCAGAAGCTGCATCTGGATGCCACGCTGCCGTTAACCGTCAGCCGTTTTATGCGCCTGCGTCCCGGCGTTAAACAACAGGATATTCTCCCCGCGCTGAAGCGCGTTCAAGCCGCGCATCTACTGCAACAGCCAATGCAGAAACTGTCCGGCGGCGAAAATCAACGCGTTCTTCTGGCCCGGGCGTTGTTGAACCATCCACAGTTGCTGGTATTGGATGAACCGACACAAGGCGTGGACGTCAACGGCCAGCTCGCGCTTTATGATCTCATCAACCAGCTCCGTCAGGAGTTTAATTGCGGCGTATTGATGGTTTCCCACGATCTTCACCTGGTGATGGCGAAAACCGATGAAGTGTTGTGTCTCAATCAGCATGTCTGCTGTTCAGGAACGCCCGAAGTGGTCTCCCTGCACCCCGAATTCTTAGCCATGTTCGGCCATCGCGGCGCCGAACAGTTGGCGGTCTATCGCCATCATCATAATCATCGTCACGATTTAAACGGACGTATCATTCTGAAAAGACAAGGTGGAAACGACGCATGA
- the znuB gene encoding zinc ABC transporter permease subunit ZnuB — translation MIELLFPGWLAGIFLAIAAGPLGSFVVWRRMSYFGDTLAHASLLGVAFGLLLDINLFGAVIAVTLLLALGLVWLERRPYLAIDTLLGIMAHSALSLGLVVVSLMDNVRVDLMAYLFGDLLSVTTDDLWIIGSGVAVVVAVLSWQWRALLSMTISPELAHVDGVNLQRSKLLLMLITALTIGISMKFVGALIITSLLIIPAASARRFARTPEQMAGIAIGVGMIAITGGLAFSASYNTPAGPSVVLCASLLFIASLIRKQPA, via the coding sequence ATGATTGAGCTTTTGTTTCCCGGCTGGCTGGCAGGGATTTTTTTGGCGATTGCCGCAGGCCCGCTGGGGTCGTTTGTTGTTTGGCGACGAATGTCCTACTTCGGAGATACGCTGGCGCATGCGTCTTTGCTGGGGGTCGCTTTCGGCCTATTGCTGGACATCAATCTTTTTGGCGCCGTCATTGCCGTTACGCTGCTGCTGGCGCTAGGACTTGTCTGGCTGGAGCGGCGGCCTTATCTGGCGATTGATACCCTGCTGGGGATCATGGCGCATAGCGCGCTATCGCTTGGATTGGTCGTGGTAAGTTTAATGGATAACGTTCGTGTGGATTTAATGGCTTATCTGTTCGGTGATTTGCTTTCCGTCACCACAGACGATCTATGGATTATCGGCAGTGGCGTCGCAGTGGTGGTCGCGGTGCTGAGCTGGCAGTGGCGAGCGTTATTATCCATGACGATCAGTCCTGAACTGGCGCATGTTGACGGCGTGAACTTACAGCGTAGCAAACTGCTCCTGATGTTGATCACCGCGCTGACAATTGGTATCTCCATGAAGTTTGTCGGGGCGCTCATCATCACCTCGTTATTGATTATTCCCGCCGCCAGCGCCCGCCGTTTTGCCCGCACGCCGGAACAGATGGCCGGCATTGCGATAGGGGTTGGAATGATTGCCATTACCGGCGGCCTGGCCTTTTCCGCCAGTTACAACACACCGGCCGGACCGTCCGTTGTGCTCTGTGCGTCGCTGCTGTTTATCGCCAGTTTAATCAGGAAACAGCCCGCGTAG
- the ruvB gene encoding Holliday junction branch migration DNA helicase RuvB: MIEADRLISAEAIPEEEFIDRAIRPKLLAEYVGQPQVCEQMAIFIQAARNRGDALDHLLIFGPPGLGKTTLANIVANEMGVNLRTTSGPILEKAGDLAALLTNLEPHDVLFIDEIHRLSPVVEEVLYPAMEDYQLDIMIGEGPAARSIKLDLPPFTLIGATTRAGSLTSPLRDRFGIVQRLEFYKVADLQHIVSRSAQCMGLDLTSDGALEVARRSRGTPRIANRLLRRVRDFSEVKSEGAITAEVATLALDMLAVDTEGFDYMDRKLLLAIIDKFMGGPVGLDNLAAAIGEERETIEDVIEPFLIQQGFIQRTPRGRMVTQHAYRHFGLTREE, translated from the coding sequence ATGATTGAAGCAGATCGCTTGATTTCCGCAGAGGCTATCCCCGAAGAGGAGTTTATTGATCGCGCCATTCGTCCGAAACTGTTGGCGGAGTATGTCGGTCAGCCCCAGGTGTGCGAGCAGATGGCAATCTTCATTCAGGCGGCGCGCAATCGTGGCGATGCCTTGGATCATCTGTTGATTTTCGGTCCTCCGGGATTGGGGAAAACCACATTGGCAAACATTGTCGCCAATGAAATGGGCGTAAATTTACGCACCACTTCAGGACCGATATTGGAAAAAGCGGGGGATTTGGCCGCGTTGCTGACCAACCTGGAGCCGCATGATGTCCTGTTTATTGATGAAATCCATCGTCTGTCTCCTGTTGTTGAAGAAGTTCTGTATCCGGCGATGGAAGATTATCAACTGGATATCATGATAGGCGAGGGGCCGGCCGCCCGTTCAATTAAACTCGATCTGCCTCCGTTCACGCTTATCGGCGCGACCACGCGCGCGGGTTCGCTGACGTCGCCGCTGCGCGACCGTTTTGGTATTGTCCAGCGGCTAGAGTTTTATAAAGTCGCCGATCTGCAACACATTGTCAGCCGCAGCGCGCAGTGTATGGGGTTGGATCTTACGTCGGACGGCGCGCTGGAAGTGGCGCGGCGCTCGCGTGGTACGCCGCGTATCGCTAACCGGTTGCTGCGTCGCGTGCGCGACTTCTCGGAAGTCAAATCTGAGGGGGCGATCACCGCCGAGGTGGCGACGCTGGCGTTGGATATGCTGGCCGTAGACACCGAAGGTTTTGATTATATGGATCGGAAACTGCTGCTGGCGATTATCGATAAGTTCATGGGCGGCCCGGTAGGCCTGGATAATCTGGCGGCGGCGATTGGTGAAGAACGGGAAACTATTGAGGATGTGATTGAACCCTTTCTGATTCAGCAAGGGTTTATTCAGCGAACCCCGCGGGGAAGAATGGTGACGCAGCATGCGTATCGCCATTTTGGGCTAACGCGCGAGGAGTAA
- the ruvA gene encoding Holliday junction branch migration protein RuvA, producing the protein MIGRLRGIILEKQPPQVLIEANGVGYEVHMPMTCFYELPALSQEAVIFTHFVVREDAQLLFGFNDKQERALFRELIKVNGVGPKLALAILSGMSAAQFVSAVEREEISALIKLPGVGKKTAERLVVEMKDRFKGLSGDLFNSSSDVPAAPSSSSENEAGDPEVEAASALISLGYKPQEASRLIAKVIRPDSDCETLIRDALRAAL; encoded by the coding sequence GTGATAGGTCGTCTCAGAGGCATTATCCTGGAAAAACAACCGCCGCAGGTGCTGATAGAAGCCAACGGCGTTGGCTATGAAGTCCACATGCCGATGACTTGCTTTTACGAACTCCCGGCGCTTTCTCAGGAAGCCGTCATCTTCACCCATTTTGTGGTGCGCGAAGACGCGCAACTGCTGTTCGGCTTTAATGACAAGCAGGAAAGGGCGCTGTTTCGTGAGCTGATAAAAGTTAATGGCGTCGGGCCTAAACTGGCGCTGGCCATTCTTTCCGGGATGTCCGCGGCGCAGTTTGTCAGTGCGGTTGAGCGGGAAGAGATTAGCGCGCTGATTAAGCTGCCCGGCGTGGGTAAGAAAACGGCTGAGCGGCTGGTGGTGGAAATGAAGGATCGCTTTAAAGGGTTAAGCGGCGATCTGTTTAATTCGTCAAGCGATGTTCCGGCGGCGCCGTCCTCTTCCAGCGAAAATGAAGCTGGCGACCCAGAGGTTGAAGCCGCTTCTGCGCTAATTTCCCTGGGCTATAAGCCTCAGGAGGCCAGCCGGTTAATCGCCAAGGTTATTCGTCCGGATTCAGACTGCGAAACCCTGATCAGGGACGCGCTACGCGCCGCGTTGTGA
- the ruvC gene encoding crossover junction endodeoxyribonuclease RuvC: MTIILGIDPGSRVTGYGLVRQQGRQISYLGSGCIRTVVDDLPTRLKLIYAGVSEIITQFRPDCFAIEQVFMAKNPDSALKLGQARGAAIVAAVNQELPVFEYAARLVKQTVVGTGAADKKQVQHMVRSLLKLSASPQADAADALAIAITHCHSSQSLIRIGVEKRRIAPRRLR, translated from the coding sequence ATGACCATTATACTCGGCATTGACCCCGGTTCGCGCGTAACGGGCTATGGCCTTGTTCGCCAACAGGGGCGTCAGATTTCATACCTCGGCAGCGGCTGTATCCGCACCGTGGTCGACGATTTACCCACGCGGCTCAAGCTGATTTATGCCGGAGTGAGTGAAATCATCACGCAGTTTCGTCCGGATTGTTTCGCCATTGAGCAAGTTTTTATGGCAAAGAATCCGGACTCGGCGCTAAAACTGGGACAGGCGCGCGGCGCGGCGATCGTTGCCGCGGTGAATCAGGAATTGCCGGTGTTTGAATATGCGGCCCGGCTGGTGAAACAGACCGTGGTGGGAACCGGGGCGGCTGATAAAAAACAGGTACAGCACATGGTTCGTTCCCTGCTCAAGTTATCCGCCAGTCCGCAGGCCGATGCCGCCGATGCGCTGGCCATTGCTATCACCCACTGCCATTCCAGTCAGAGCCTTATTCGAATTGGCGTTGAAAAGCGGCGGATTGCGCCAAGGCGGTTGCGTTGA
- a CDS encoding YebC/PmpR family DNA-binding transcriptional regulator gives MAGHSKWANTKHRKAAQDAKRGKIFTKIIRELVTAARLGGGDPGANPRLRAAVDKALSNNMTRDTLNRAIARGVGGDDDANMETIIYEGYGPGGTAVMVECLSDNRNRTVSEVRHAFSKSGGNLGTDGSVAYLFSKKGVISYAPGLDEDTVMDAALEAGADDVVTYDDGAIDVYTPWETFGEVKDALDASGLTAESAEVSMIPSTKADMDAETAPKLMRLIDMLEDCDDVQEVYHNGEISDEVAALL, from the coding sequence ATGGCAGGTCATAGTAAATGGGCCAACACAAAGCATCGTAAAGCAGCGCAGGACGCGAAGCGCGGTAAAATTTTCACCAAGATCATCCGCGAACTGGTTACCGCCGCCAGGCTGGGCGGGGGTGATCCGGGGGCTAACCCCCGCCTGCGTGCCGCCGTCGATAAAGCACTGTCCAACAATATGACGCGCGATACCCTGAACCGCGCCATCGCCCGCGGTGTCGGCGGCGATGACGACGCCAACATGGAAACCATCATTTATGAAGGCTACGGCCCTGGCGGCACTGCGGTGATGGTTGAATGTCTGAGCGACAACCGCAACCGCACCGTATCCGAGGTTCGTCATGCGTTCAGCAAGAGCGGCGGTAATCTGGGCACCGATGGCTCCGTCGCCTATCTGTTCAGTAAAAAGGGCGTGATTTCCTATGCGCCGGGTCTGGATGAAGATACGGTGATGGATGCGGCGCTGGAAGCCGGCGCGGACGACGTCGTGACTTATGACGACGGCGCGATTGACGTATACACGCCGTGGGAAACCTTTGGTGAAGTTAAAGATGCGTTGGATGCGTCAGGTTTGACGGCTGAATCCGCCGAAGTTTCCATGATCCCTTCAACCAAAGCGGATATGGACGCGGAAACGGCGCCGAAGTTGATGCGCCTGATCGATATGCTGGAAGATTGTGATGACGTACAGGAGGTTTACCACAACGGTGAGATCTCCGATGAGGTGGCGGCATTACTATAA
- the nudB gene encoding dihydroneopterin triphosphate diphosphatase produces the protein MSDMTYKRPVSVLVVIYARDTGRVLMLQRRDDPDFWQSVTGSLEEGESTACAAQREVKEEVNIDISAEALSLFDCQRCIEFELFAHLRRRYAPGVTRNTEHWFCLALPEEREVVITEHLAYQWLDAPSAAQLTKSWSNRQAIEEFVIYPA, from the coding sequence ATCAGTGACATGACATACAAGCGACCCGTTTCGGTTCTGGTGGTGATTTATGCCCGTGATACCGGGCGGGTGCTGATGCTGCAACGGCGTGACGACCCTGACTTCTGGCAATCCGTCACCGGTAGCCTTGAAGAGGGGGAAAGTACCGCCTGCGCCGCACAGCGTGAAGTCAAAGAAGAGGTTAATATTGATATATCCGCCGAGGCATTATCACTCTTTGACTGCCAGCGCTGCATTGAGTTTGAGCTATTTGCTCATTTAAGACGTCGCTATGCGCCGGGGGTAACGCGTAACACCGAACATTGGTTCTGTCTGGCGTTGCCCGAAGAGCGCGAGGTGGTGATTACCGAACACCTTGCTTACCAGTGGCTGGATGCGCCAAGCGCGGCGCAGCTTACCAAGTCGTGGAGCAACCGGCAGGCGATTGAGGAATTCGTTATTTATCCGGCCTGA